The Halalkalibacter krulwichiae genome has a segment encoding these proteins:
- a CDS encoding flavin-dependent oxidoreductase, protein MNKVKSAIIVGAGIGGLISALRLYRVGVSVRLFESVENIRELGVGINLLPHAVKVLTELGLDEELKQIGIPTAELIYNNKFGQKIWQEPRGINAGYNWPQYSLHRGRLQMLLLNAVKKELGENVVFTGHHFDSFQQFDDRVEASFINRKTGEHVGTYEADIMVAADGIHSVVRKFFYPNEGLPKFSGRILWRGLTESSSFLTGKSMIMSGFQDQKFVAYPICPQTASKGSSLVNWIAELKVDGDAPPRHDWNRKVDKQIFAPAFSNWKFDWLDVPKLIEETEIVYEFPMVDRDPLPKWTFGRVTLLGDAAHPMYPIGSNGASQAILDADALGEAIAKHANAEEALKAYETARLQPTASIVLSNRQNGPESVMQIVEERAPNGFDQLHDVISHQELEGIANKYKKIAGFEKQTLNSKAGVALK, encoded by the coding sequence ATGAATAAAGTGAAGAGTGCAATTATCGTTGGAGCCGGTATTGGAGGGCTTATTTCTGCCTTGAGACTTTACCGCGTTGGCGTATCAGTGCGGTTGTTTGAAAGTGTGGAGAATATTCGTGAATTAGGTGTGGGGATTAATTTACTTCCTCATGCAGTAAAGGTCCTTACAGAGCTCGGATTAGATGAAGAGTTAAAGCAAATAGGGATCCCTACTGCTGAATTAATTTATAATAATAAATTTGGTCAGAAAATATGGCAAGAGCCTAGAGGCATAAATGCAGGTTATAATTGGCCGCAATATTCTTTACACCGTGGACGCCTACAAATGCTCTTACTTAATGCAGTTAAAAAAGAATTAGGGGAAAACGTCGTGTTCACAGGGCACCATTTTGATTCCTTTCAACAGTTTGACGATCGTGTTGAGGCAAGCTTTATCAATCGGAAAACGGGAGAACATGTTGGGACGTATGAGGCAGATATAATGGTAGCAGCAGATGGCATTCATTCGGTAGTTAGAAAGTTCTTTTATCCGAATGAAGGATTACCGAAATTCAGTGGCCGAATCTTATGGCGTGGATTAACGGAATCTAGTTCGTTTCTTACTGGAAAATCTATGATCATGTCAGGTTTCCAAGATCAAAAATTTGTCGCATACCCAATTTGTCCTCAAACAGCAAGTAAGGGATCATCTCTTGTGAACTGGATTGCCGAACTAAAAGTAGATGGAGATGCACCACCAAGGCATGATTGGAATCGAAAAGTCGATAAACAAATTTTTGCTCCAGCTTTTTCTAACTGGAAGTTTGATTGGTTGGATGTACCGAAATTGATAGAGGAAACAGAAATTGTTTATGAGTTTCCAATGGTAGACCGTGATCCATTACCAAAATGGACTTTTGGCAGAGTTACATTATTAGGTGATGCAGCTCATCCGATGTATCCGATTGGTTCGAATGGTGCCTCTCAAGCGATTCTCGATGCGGACGCATTAGGAGAGGCAATCGCTAAACATGCGAATGCCGAAGAAGCTTTAAAAGCTTATGAAACAGCAAGACTGCAACCAACGGCATCCATTGTGTTAAGCAATCGTCAAAATGGTCCAGAGAGTGTGATGCAAATTGTAGAGGAACGTGCACCAAATGGATTTGATCAATTACATGATGTGATATCTCATCAAGAGTTAGAGGGTATTGCTAATAAATACAAAAAAATTGCAGGTTTTGAAAAACAAACACTAAATAGTAAAGCAGGGGTCGCATTAAAATGA
- a CDS encoding CaiB/BaiF CoA transferase family protein: MMKQGALDGVVVLDFTQFESGTVCTQTLAWLGATVIKLEKPGTGEQGRGASRDRPNEDSYGFLILNNNKKSVTVDVKKREGRDLVLKMVEKADVFIENFSPGVIERLGFDYETLRSINSGIVYAQIKGFGTDGPYAKFPAFDAIGQAAGGVMSITGEHDGPPMHAGANIADSGAGYHCAIAVLGALYQRTVTGEGQKVEVTMQDVMINFSRSAWGRQMVTGKEAPRVGNEMPMAGVAPCNVYPCKPGDANDYVFIYTSRHPGSKQWQNLLKVIGREDLLEDPRFTTPESRYEYKEEVDRLISSWTSQRTKYEAMEVLGNATVPASAVLSTTDISEDLYLRERGMIVEVDHPIRGKLVMPGNSIKLSASNVPIEPAPLLGQHNEKLYKELFEFSEEELSELRAKGVI; the protein is encoded by the coding sequence ATGATGAAACAAGGTGCTTTAGACGGTGTAGTTGTTTTAGATTTTACGCAATTTGAATCAGGAACGGTATGTACACAGACATTAGCCTGGCTTGGTGCAACTGTTATTAAATTAGAAAAGCCGGGTACGGGAGAGCAAGGAAGGGGAGCGTCGAGGGATCGCCCAAATGAAGATTCTTATGGATTTCTAATTTTAAATAATAATAAGAAATCGGTAACGGTTGATGTGAAAAAACGAGAAGGAAGAGACTTAGTATTAAAAATGGTAGAGAAAGCAGATGTTTTTATTGAAAATTTCTCACCGGGAGTGATCGAGCGTTTAGGTTTTGATTATGAAACACTACGAAGCATTAACTCAGGAATTGTATATGCGCAGATTAAAGGTTTTGGTACAGATGGTCCATACGCTAAATTCCCCGCTTTTGATGCAATCGGTCAAGCAGCAGGAGGAGTCATGAGCATAACTGGCGAGCATGATGGTCCGCCGATGCATGCAGGAGCTAATATTGCTGATAGCGGAGCAGGATATCATTGTGCGATCGCTGTTCTTGGTGCTCTATACCAACGGACAGTTACAGGTGAAGGGCAAAAAGTTGAGGTCACAATGCAAGATGTGATGATAAATTTTAGCCGTTCAGCATGGGGACGGCAAATGGTGACAGGAAAAGAAGCACCCCGTGTAGGAAATGAAATGCCAATGGCGGGAGTTGCTCCTTGTAATGTGTATCCTTGTAAACCTGGTGATGCAAATGATTATGTATTTATTTATACGTCAAGACATCCAGGTAGCAAACAATGGCAAAACTTATTAAAAGTAATTGGCCGTGAAGATTTACTAGAAGATCCACGCTTTACAACACCGGAAAGTCGCTATGAGTACAAAGAAGAAGTGGATCGTTTAATAAGTTCGTGGACTAGTCAACGAACGAAATACGAAGCAATGGAAGTTTTGGGTAACGCGACTGTACCTGCAAGTGCCGTTTTATCGACAACAGATATAAGTGAAGATCTTTATTTGAGGGAACGTGGCATGATTGTTGAAGTTGATCATCCTATTCGTGGAAAGCTAGTCATGCCAGGAAATTCGATTAAATTATCGGCTTCAAATGTTCCGATAGAACCAGCACCTTTACTCGGTCAACATAATGAGAAGCTTTACAAAGAGTTATTTGAGTTCTCTGAGGAAGAGCTGAGTGAGTTACGTGCAAAGGGGGTGATTTAA
- a CDS encoding CapA family protein — translation MSKISLLNVADIILASNSEPLFSDVKPILLTGDVVVGQLEVPYTTRHPNAVSLDRPPNSLRALKNCGFDMVTLAGNHLMDAGIEGLEDTTQWLRDHDIKYVGAGMNIQEAKQPSIIERKGTKIGYLNYNCVGPEETWARPDRPGCAFVKIITHYELDHATPGGPPSVYTWAEKSTLESMKTDIHRLRENCDVLVVSLHKGLGHTPAKIADYEKEVSYAAIDAGADLIVGHHAHILRGIEFYKGKPIFHGLCNFVAYAPILAAKSNDAWAKRRRELFGFEPDPEYPTYPFHPDAIYTMIAQCEIENGKITEVSYVPLIVDQESRPLVMRRDTDGQRVFDYVERITREAELNARYEWAEDKILVFENPNGRSD, via the coding sequence GTGAGTAAAATAAGTTTGTTAAATGTAGCAGATATTATCCTGGCATCAAATTCTGAACCTTTGTTTTCAGATGTGAAACCAATACTGCTTACAGGTGATGTTGTTGTCGGCCAACTTGAAGTGCCATACACGACCCGTCATCCTAACGCGGTATCATTAGACCGTCCTCCCAACAGCTTGCGGGCACTTAAAAATTGCGGCTTTGACATGGTTACACTTGCTGGCAATCATTTAATGGATGCAGGAATAGAGGGACTTGAAGATACGACACAATGGCTTCGCGATCATGATATTAAATATGTTGGGGCGGGAATGAACATACAGGAAGCAAAACAACCGTCTATTATTGAACGGAAAGGAACAAAAATAGGCTACCTAAATTACAACTGTGTTGGTCCAGAGGAAACGTGGGCACGACCGGATAGACCTGGCTGTGCCTTTGTGAAAATCATAACACATTATGAACTTGATCACGCGACTCCTGGAGGTCCTCCAAGTGTATATACGTGGGCGGAAAAAAGCACATTAGAGTCCATGAAAACTGACATTCATAGACTTCGAGAGAATTGTGATGTCCTCGTTGTATCCCTTCATAAAGGTTTAGGCCATACGCCAGCTAAAATTGCAGATTACGAGAAGGAAGTTTCCTATGCAGCAATTGATGCTGGTGCAGACCTAATTGTCGGACACCATGCTCATATATTAAGAGGAATAGAATTTTATAAAGGAAAACCAATTTTTCACGGGTTGTGTAATTTCGTTGCATATGCACCGATTTTAGCAGCTAAATCAAATGATGCATGGGCAAAAAGAAGAAGGGAATTATTCGGATTTGAACCAGACCCTGAATACCCTACCTATCCTTTCCATCCAGATGCCATCTATACAATGATCGCCCAATGTGAAATTGAGAATGGAAAGATTACAGAAGTAAGTTATGTTCCATTAATTGTTGATCAGGAATCAAGGCCGCTTGTCATGAGAAGAGATACGGACGGACAACGTGTGTTTGATTACGTTGAAAGGATTACACGGGAAGCTGAATTAAATGCAAGATATGAGTGGGCTGAAGATAAAATTTTAGTTTTTGAGAATCCAAACGGCAGGAGTGATTAG
- a CDS encoding 2-hydroxyacyl-CoA dehydratase family protein has translation MSLERISAQNILEDISSVYHYPEQYVTNSNEEGKKRIGFLGNDVPVELLIAAGCIPVPVRGSRNKDPYLADEYLESGFEPRVKMQMGQIVNGIYRDLDYLIISNSSDAVIRVYYYLRALKLAEHDRKLPELYFFDFLHSKVRSATLYNLDRVQELVKELEQWCGHSITNQDLVNAIKLSNKTRRLLKRFSSLRGLKQHM, from the coding sequence GTGAGTCTTGAGCGAATATCAGCACAAAATATACTAGAGGATATCTCTAGTGTCTATCACTATCCTGAACAATATGTAACTAATTCGAACGAGGAGGGGAAAAAAAGAATAGGGTTTCTTGGAAACGACGTACCAGTAGAGTTATTAATTGCAGCTGGATGTATACCTGTTCCCGTTCGAGGGAGTCGAAATAAAGATCCCTACCTAGCAGATGAATATCTTGAAAGTGGTTTTGAACCAAGGGTCAAGATGCAGATGGGGCAGATTGTTAATGGTATTTATCGTGATCTCGACTACCTCATTATATCCAATTCATCGGATGCAGTTATTCGTGTCTATTATTACTTACGTGCATTGAAGTTGGCAGAGCACGATAGGAAATTACCAGAGCTATACTTTTTCGACTTCTTACATTCTAAGGTGAGAAGTGCAACTCTATATAACTTAGATAGGGTGCAAGAGTTAGTTAAAGAACTTGAACAATGGTGTGGGCACTCAATTACGAATCAGGATCTAGTTAATGCTATTAAATTAAGCAATAAGACACGTAGATTACTAAAGCGCTTTTCTTCGCTTAGGGGCCTGAAGCAGCATATGTAA
- a CDS encoding DinB family protein translates to MSLLETYQKEMNEAVEQIINKVEDLSEDVIRHKPSKEEWSIMEIICHVEEVIPYWMDELVRVVEAKGTEWGRGLQDEARLAAVAQSPMREVPDVLKGIKEAQQYANDQWTKLSDQDLALEAPHRNPKFGVKPMTFLVEHFITEHLFNHGKQIDRNLSKINEQ, encoded by the coding sequence ATGAGTTTGCTAGAGACATATCAGAAAGAGATGAACGAAGCTGTCGAGCAAATCATAAACAAGGTAGAAGACTTGTCAGAAGACGTTATTCGACACAAACCATCTAAAGAAGAATGGTCAATAATGGAGATTATCTGTCATGTCGAAGAAGTAATTCCTTATTGGATGGATGAGTTAGTCCGAGTTGTTGAAGCCAAAGGGACCGAATGGGGGAGAGGTCTTCAAGACGAAGCGAGACTAGCAGCTGTTGCTCAATCTCCAATGCGAGAGGTACCTGATGTTTTAAAAGGTATTAAAGAAGCTCAACAATATGCAAATGATCAGTGGACGAAATTAAGCGATCAAGATTTAGCTCTTGAAGCTCCTCACCGTAATCCTAAATTTGGTGTTAAACCGATGACATTTTTAGTGGAGCATTTTATTACAGAACATCTATTTAATCATGGTAAGCAAATCGATCGTAATCTTTCAAAAATTAACGAGCAATAA
- a CDS encoding Dabb family protein → MIQHIVLVKFKNKIAVEQREELIQKSKKLKEHIVGIIDIQQGFNFSDRNQGYEYAATILFKDKHALEQFGSHPKHLDVVSYLREIGLDDIVVVDFETEYPFK, encoded by the coding sequence ATGATTCAGCATATTGTTCTAGTAAAATTTAAAAATAAGATTGCGGTAGAACAGAGAGAAGAGTTGATTCAAAAATCAAAGAAATTAAAGGAACATATTGTAGGAATAATTGATATCCAACAAGGTTTTAATTTTTCTGATCGAAATCAAGGGTACGAATATGCCGCTACCATCCTTTTTAAAGATAAACATGCTTTAGAACAATTTGGATCCCATCCCAAACACCTAGATGTCGTTTCGTATTTGCGAGAGATTGGTCTAGATGATATCGTGGTTGTTGATTTTGAAACAGAGTACCCTTTTAAGTGA
- a CDS encoding 2-hydroxyacyl-CoA dehydratase subunit D: MRELKGKPIEKGRASVKRLKTSSVATSYQREWFKNLKEQVEQGEPFAFVNADVPQEILRAMEIPYVVNQWWSSVCSAKQMSPYYLGLLNEHGYRQDLCRYCSLSLATSFDPTPENGPWGGLPQPTVAVTRLTCDSQAKIFELWSQKLDVPFYPLENTVPRSIPSNWWEKASHQWEDLFEPHRLDYMVEDFKGLIRFLEHHTGKTFSEVKFKEVMKLANEQAEYNRKTRDLIARIIPSPVSITDTVPAVMVPQWQRGTQWAVDIAKALYKEVKELVDQQKAVCENENVRLMWLGRGLWFNLGFYQHFEQKYGAAFIWSIYLGLAADGYARYGEDPLRTLVSRTVGMEDMLHMPPWNSDWYVNEAKRNGIDGVVHLISDSCTQSAGGTYFVKKAFEDAGIPILQLRADPVDARGWDDSAMTAQLEQFIENKIGVK, from the coding sequence ATGAGAGAGCTCAAGGGAAAACCGATAGAAAAAGGAAGAGCGAGTGTTAAGCGATTGAAGACTTCTAGTGTAGCAACGTCTTATCAACGCGAATGGTTTAAAAATTTAAAAGAACAAGTGGAGCAAGGAGAACCTTTTGCCTTTGTGAATGCAGACGTTCCACAAGAGATTTTACGTGCAATGGAAATACCATACGTTGTGAACCAGTGGTGGTCTTCGGTATGTTCGGCCAAACAGATGTCTCCATACTATTTAGGTCTATTAAATGAGCACGGTTACCGTCAAGATTTATGTCGATACTGTTCACTTTCACTAGCGACTTCATTTGATCCAACTCCGGAAAATGGACCTTGGGGTGGTCTTCCTCAACCAACAGTAGCGGTAACGAGATTAACATGTGACTCTCAGGCGAAGATTTTTGAACTTTGGTCCCAAAAATTAGATGTACCGTTTTATCCACTTGAAAATACAGTCCCACGTTCGATCCCTAGCAACTGGTGGGAAAAAGCAAGTCATCAATGGGAGGATTTGTTTGAACCACACCGCTTAGATTATATGGTAGAAGATTTTAAAGGTCTTATTCGATTTCTTGAACACCATACGGGTAAAACCTTTAGTGAAGTGAAATTTAAAGAGGTTATGAAACTTGCAAATGAGCAGGCCGAATATAATCGGAAAACACGTGATCTTATTGCACGGATAATCCCTTCTCCTGTAAGTATTACGGATACAGTACCTGCTGTTATGGTCCCTCAATGGCAGCGTGGAACACAATGGGCAGTCGACATTGCGAAAGCATTGTACAAAGAGGTTAAAGAACTGGTTGATCAGCAGAAAGCGGTTTGTGAAAACGAGAACGTTCGACTTATGTGGCTTGGAAGAGGTCTATGGTTTAATTTAGGGTTTTACCAACATTTTGAACAAAAATACGGTGCTGCTTTCATCTGGTCAATCTATCTTGGCCTAGCTGCAGACGGATATGCAAGGTATGGAGAAGATCCATTAAGGACGTTAGTTAGCAGGACGGTTGGGATGGAAGATATGCTTCATATGCCACCATGGAATAGTGATTGGTATGTAAATGAGGCAAAGAGAAATGGGATTGATGGAGTTGTACATTTGATTTCTGATAGCTGTACTCAATCAGCGGGAGGAACGTATTTTGTCAAAAAAGCATTTGAAGATGCGGGCATACCTATTTTACAATTACGCGCCGATCCCGTAGATGCAAGAGGATGGGACGATTCTGCCATGACGGCTCAATTAGAACAATTCATAGAGAACAAAATTGGGGTGAAATAA
- a CDS encoding 2-hydroxyacyl-CoA dehydratase family protein: MQVISAAYLFPREEYNNLLEHFLEDIEQLKQIEGPRIFVTGSTHEHTEFYELVESNGAVIVGEDHDLSVRNFIGEMDTNVNPLEAIVDYYHLKRALPASQSTVSERVKSLVGNVSATSSDGVIFYIHHADDAPSWDFPEQKKALESMGIPVLLIDREQYRLVNKAEVDQKIKEFIKLLKSRGSKQ; the protein is encoded by the coding sequence TTGCAGGTTATCAGTGCAGCCTACCTTTTTCCTCGCGAAGAGTATAATAACTTATTAGAACACTTTTTAGAGGATATAGAGCAACTTAAACAAATTGAGGGGCCTCGCATTTTTGTTACAGGTAGTACACATGAACATACAGAGTTTTATGAATTAGTAGAGTCAAACGGAGCTGTAATTGTTGGGGAGGATCATGATTTAAGTGTAAGGAATTTCATTGGGGAAATGGATACGAATGTCAATCCGCTAGAGGCTATTGTCGACTATTACCATCTCAAACGTGCACTCCCAGCCTCACAATCCACGGTGTCTGAAAGGGTTAAGTCACTAGTTGGAAATGTAAGCGCAACCAGTTCGGACGGAGTAATTTTTTATATTCACCATGCAGATGATGCGCCCTCATGGGATTTTCCAGAACAGAAAAAAGCTCTTGAAAGTATGGGAATACCAGTTCTTTTAATTGATCGCGAGCAGTATAGACTCGTTAATAAAGCAGAAGTCGATCAGAAAATAAAAGAATTTATAAAATTGTTGAAGAGTAGGGGGAGTAAACAATGA
- a CDS encoding xanthine/uracil/vitamin C permease, with the protein MNKNRNELPYWPLGPFKIRLPFLHYRLEKPEIIQGFVLFSIGLSIIPLLQSQVGMSYEAALAVVIVMQITMIMQTALGSPFVPGLITPIIPLIVIFLGNFEPGPEAIQALVAVQLLVAFIFLLFGITGLGKLLVTKLSQSLKAGILIGAGLAAFIGEFQPGGRVAETPISLIIGGAICLFIMFSPTFKELYQKSSIARFIANYGIMPAILIAIAIGMLVKEYPTPTIEWGITVPNFVELWKYTPFVMGFPSLDVFLLALPIAIMGYIIAYGDIIVGTSLVERAERFRKDEVIENNLSALHLITFIRNLIHALFAPHPGLAGPIFTAGTASVVERYTYGKKAMQSIYSGTNTLVLSLFVACFVLPLVSFFQPFLPIALSITLILTGYLCITLGMEQVTTNIGRGVAMIMAVVLAVYGAAHALVVGIILYFVIERGWASATTNENEKENKKVS; encoded by the coding sequence ATGAATAAAAATCGTAACGAATTGCCGTACTGGCCATTAGGTCCTTTTAAAATTCGACTTCCGTTTTTACATTATCGACTGGAAAAACCAGAAATTATTCAAGGATTTGTTTTATTTTCAATTGGCTTAAGTATCATTCCTCTTTTGCAATCTCAAGTTGGAATGTCTTATGAAGCAGCCTTAGCGGTCGTGATTGTTATGCAGATTACGATGATTATGCAGACGGCACTTGGATCACCTTTCGTTCCAGGTTTAATTACTCCTATAATTCCGCTAATCGTGATCTTTCTTGGTAATTTCGAGCCGGGTCCAGAAGCCATACAAGCTCTCGTTGCGGTTCAATTATTAGTAGCTTTTATCTTTTTATTGTTCGGTATTACCGGGCTCGGGAAGCTATTGGTAACTAAGTTATCTCAATCTTTAAAGGCGGGTATATTAATTGGGGCTGGTCTAGCTGCTTTCATTGGTGAATTCCAGCCAGGTGGAAGAGTTGCGGAGACGCCGATTTCATTAATCATTGGCGGGGCAATTTGTCTCTTTATTATGTTCTCACCAACATTTAAAGAACTTTATCAAAAGAGTTCGATTGCAAGATTTATAGCAAACTATGGTATTATGCCTGCAATCTTAATCGCGATTGCGATTGGAATGTTAGTGAAAGAATATCCTACTCCAACCATTGAGTGGGGGATTACGGTACCAAATTTTGTTGAGTTGTGGAAATATACTCCTTTTGTGATGGGCTTTCCTAGTTTAGATGTATTTCTACTAGCTCTTCCGATCGCTATTATGGGTTATATTATCGCGTATGGAGACATTATTGTCGGAACTTCACTCGTAGAACGAGCTGAAAGATTTAGAAAAGATGAGGTTATTGAGAATAATCTTTCTGCGCTTCATTTAATTACATTTATTCGAAATCTTATTCATGCTCTTTTTGCACCACATCCTGGTCTGGCTGGTCCGATTTTCACTGCTGGAACAGCTTCGGTTGTCGAGAGATATACGTATGGTAAAAAGGCAATGCAATCGATCTATTCTGGAACAAATACGCTAGTTCTCTCATTGTTTGTAGCTTGCTTTGTCTTGCCTTTAGTATCCTTTTTTCAACCGTTTCTACCAATTGCACTATCAATCACATTAATATTAACAGGCTATCTATGTATCACTTTAGGAATGGAGCAGGTGACGACTAATATTGGACGTGGGGTTGCGATGATTATGGCAGTTGTTCTTGCTGTATATGGAGCAGCACACGCACTCGTTGTCGGAATTATTCTCTATTTTGTGATTGAAAGAGGATGGGCTAGCGCAACAACAAATGAGAATGAGAAAGAAAATAAGAAAGTAAGTTAA
- a CDS encoding ABC transporter substrate-binding protein: MDFKNLNRFRLTVLALPFILVLLLGACSNETNSPSESTDQHNSPDVSDQTVENTSGGELKLALSGGGQALAPASELRTVNDLIISGTTLEKLGKYDGEGKMQPLLAKDWEENPEDLTITFELNQGIQFHDGTDFNAEAVKWNIDEFLASGRAELNGIQDVEILGDYTVQVQLDEWNSSMLNNICHFVSITSPSAYEENGKDWVKDNPVGTGPFKFVSWTKDESVVFEKNTNYWQEGKPYLDGVTFNFMADATTATSSLQVGEIHGFVGAPALSAKEMSEVEELKVETLTTGLGSLGKGIIGDSANPQSPFADPLVRGALSYAVDRDAIVEILYYGHAIATNQWGVPGSPTFNDDLDTTYDPEKAKELLKEAGYPNGFKTTFTTNNNDADVSLATAIQGYLSEVGIDVELNTVDNAFFRELTTSANNQPWDGLVLYNHRGDFDLGTYMPRNFSSQATTYGHHLTEVEEIVTLFNEVKGAKDSNELADISKDIQRLVAVDHALATFILVEGLPFISHESVLDTGINFGHGSEWTPENAKISSK; the protein is encoded by the coding sequence ATGGATTTCAAGAATCTTAACAGGTTTAGATTAACAGTTTTGGCACTGCCATTTATTTTGGTATTACTACTTGGAGCTTGCAGCAATGAAACCAATTCACCATCTGAATCTACTGATCAACACAATTCACCTGACGTTTCAGATCAAACAGTTGAAAATACGTCTGGCGGAGAGCTCAAACTTGCATTATCAGGCGGTGGGCAGGCATTAGCTCCTGCATCTGAATTGAGAACAGTTAATGATCTAATAATTTCTGGTACAACTTTGGAGAAATTAGGAAAATATGATGGAGAAGGTAAGATGCAGCCATTATTGGCGAAAGACTGGGAAGAGAATCCCGAGGATTTAACAATCACATTTGAACTAAATCAAGGAATTCAATTTCACGATGGAACAGATTTTAATGCTGAGGCTGTTAAATGGAATATTGATGAGTTTCTTGCTTCAGGGAGAGCTGAACTAAATGGGATTCAAGATGTGGAAATATTAGGAGATTATACGGTTCAAGTTCAATTAGATGAATGGAATAGTAGCATGTTAAATAATATTTGTCACTTTGTATCGATCACATCACCTAGTGCTTACGAAGAGAATGGTAAGGATTGGGTAAAAGATAATCCAGTTGGTACTGGACCATTTAAATTTGTAAGTTGGACGAAAGATGAATCGGTTGTGTTTGAAAAGAACACTAACTATTGGCAGGAGGGTAAGCCATATCTCGACGGTGTTACCTTTAATTTTATGGCGGATGCAACAACTGCTACATCATCACTACAAGTTGGTGAGATTCATGGTTTTGTAGGTGCACCGGCCCTTTCGGCTAAGGAAATGAGTGAGGTAGAAGAGCTTAAAGTTGAAACATTAACGACAGGGTTGGGGAGCTTAGGGAAAGGAATTATTGGTGATAGTGCTAACCCACAATCTCCATTTGCTGATCCATTAGTTCGAGGAGCATTATCGTATGCAGTAGATAGGGATGCAATTGTTGAAATATTGTACTATGGTCATGCGATTGCTACCAATCAGTGGGGAGTACCTGGTTCACCAACCTTTAATGATGATCTTGACACTACTTATGATCCGGAAAAAGCTAAGGAATTGTTAAAGGAAGCAGGATATCCAAATGGATTTAAGACAACTTTCACTACAAATAATAATGATGCTGACGTAAGCTTAGCAACAGCTATTCAAGGATACTTGTCAGAAGTTGGAATTGATGTTGAATTGAATACAGTAGATAATGCTTTTTTCAGAGAATTAACAACCTCTGCGAATAATCAACCTTGGGATGGTCTAGTGCTGTATAACCATAGAGGTGATTTTGACTTAGGGACATATATGCCAAGAAATTTTAGTTCGCAAGCTACGACTTACGGACATCATCTTACTGAAGTAGAAGAAATCGTAACGTTATTTAATGAAGTAAAGGGCGCGAAAGATTCAAATGAACTAGCAGATATTTCAAAAGACATCCAAAGATTAGTTGCTGTAGATCACGCTCTGGCTACTTTTATATTAGTTGAAGGATTACCATTCATTTCACATGAGTCCGTTTTAGATACCGGAATCAATTTTGGGCACGGTTCAGAGTGGACTCCTGAAAATGCAAAAATTAGTAGTAAATAA